In a genomic window of Alphaproteobacteria bacterium:
- a CDS encoding sulfite exporter TauE/SafE family protein → MMIISAVFFLTAIAYAMIGFGGGSTYTAVLALSGMPHRLIPAISLVCNIIVVTGGICRFFRAGHIKLEHVWPWLLFSVPAAWLGSMVILKEKEFVFLLGVCLFASGLWLTLGPTWSQKADLPKHQTFLKTISLSRFGTPAVFGAFLGLLGGMTGIGGGVFLAPVLHFLRWGNSKEIAGICALFIFANSCSGLLGHVSRLYREGEVHILLNYWPLMIAVFVGGALGSWIGVVKLNAQYITRLTGGLIILISVKLLMRWWNLN, encoded by the coding sequence GTGATGATTATTTCGGCCGTCTTCTTTTTAACAGCCATTGCATACGCCATGATTGGGTTTGGCGGTGGATCGACCTATACCGCTGTCTTGGCGCTTTCAGGGATGCCACACCGATTGATCCCTGCTATCTCACTTGTTTGTAATATCATAGTAGTTACTGGTGGGATATGCCGATTTTTCCGTGCAGGACATATCAAGCTTGAACATGTATGGCCATGGCTGCTTTTTTCAGTTCCAGCCGCTTGGCTTGGAAGTATGGTGATACTGAAGGAAAAAGAATTTGTATTCCTTCTTGGTGTCTGTTTATTTGCATCAGGCTTGTGGCTTACCTTGGGGCCAACTTGGTCTCAAAAAGCAGATCTGCCTAAACATCAAACTTTTTTGAAGACAATCTCTCTTTCGCGCTTTGGTACGCCCGCTGTATTTGGTGCTTTTCTTGGCCTGTTAGGTGGGATGACGGGTATAGGCGGGGGAGTTTTTCTGGCGCCAGTTCTTCATTTTTTACGATGGGGGAATTCCAAAGAGATAGCCGGCATTTGTGCTCTGTTTATCTTTGCAAATTCTTGTTCCGGACTTCTAGGGCATGTCAGCCGTTTATATCGAGAAGGGGAAGTTCATATTCTTTTGAATTACTGGCCTTTGATGATCGCTGTCTTCGTGGGGGGGGCTTTGGGTTCCTGGATTGGTGTGGTCAAGTTGAATGCACAGTATATAACTCGGTTAACGGGAGGGCTTATTATTTTGATCTCAGTTAAGTTGCTGATGCGCTGGTGGAATTTAAATTAA